In Hemicordylus capensis ecotype Gifberg chromosome 13, rHemCap1.1.pri, whole genome shotgun sequence, a single window of DNA contains:
- the LOC128336647 gene encoding uncharacterized protein LOC128336647 has translation MGLKKRDVLFRCQPPCWSCQISSRSCLKYASVSRGVCVPRPSPGTCFLCTSQSLWMGWYINVNNDEEEEEEEEEEEEEEEEEEEEEEEEEIMIK, from the exons GCGACGTGCTGTTTCGCTGCCAGCCGCCGTGCTGGAGCTGTCAAATATCATCTCGATCCTGCCTCAAGTACGCAAGTGTATCAAGAGGCGTCTGTGTGCCAAGGCCCTCTCCAGGAACGTG ctttctgtgcacctcccagagcctttggatggggtggtatataaatgttaataatgatgaagaagaagaagaagaagaagaagaagaagaagaagaagaagaagaagaagaagaagaagaagaagaagaagaaataatgatTAAATAG